The sequence CGCAGCCCAGATCGCGAAGTCGATGAGCGTCCACTCGTAGCGCGTCTTCGACATCAGCGCCACCCGGTCGCCCTGACCGATGCCCGCCTTCACGAGACCCTTCGCCACGGAGAGCACCTGCGCGGCGAACTCTCTCGCGGTGACATCCCGCCACGAACCGTCGAGCTGCCGACGGAAACTCACGGTGTCTCCGAACCGCTCGGCGTTGACCCACACGACGTCGGACATGTTCTCGTCGTCGGCGACCGCAGCGATCGCGGGAGCGCTGTACTCGCGCACGTGAACCTCCGTGTTCCGCAGATGTTACTCGGCGGTCAACTTAACTCCTGACGAACGGTTTGGCTATGCCCTCCGACTGTGGTTTCCACACGCCGTGCGATTCTGCAACCGTGGCAGTCAACGAGAACGCGCCCGCTCTGGACATCATCGACGAGACCTTCATCGCGGTGCCCCCGAGCACGATCGCGTCGGCGTTCGCGGACCCACGATCGTGGCCTCTGTACTGGCCCGATCTCGTGCTCGAAGTCTACACCGACCGTGGCGACCAGGGGTTGCGCTGGACGGTGCGCGGAGCACTGGTCGGCACGATGGAGGTGTGGCTGGAACCCGTGTTCGACGGCACGATCCTGCACTACTTCCTGCGGGCCGACCTCGCGGGTGAGCGGCCTTCTCCTTCCAGACTGCGGCGTGAAGCCGACCGGAGGGCCAGAGCCGCGAAGGCCATCGCGCTCAACCTGAAGGACGTCCTTGAGGACGGGAGGGCGCCTGGCGTGGCACCGGCCGTGCACGAAGGGCACTAGTGTGTCGCCCGTGCGGGTACATGTCGTTTCCGACGTGCACGGCAACGCCGAGGCGCTGGCGAGGGCGGGCGAGGGAGCCGATGCGCTGATCGTGCTCGGTGACCTGCTGGACTTCATCGACTATCACGATCACGGCAGTGGGATCTTCGGCCGTCTCTTCGGCGCGGACAACGTCAGTGCCTTCGCCAGGCTGCGCAGGGAGGGAACCCGCTCCGAGATCGGCGCTTTCGTGCGGTCGTTGTGGGCGAGCCTCGACGATCCGGCGGCCGCCGTGGACGAGGCGGTGCGCGAGCAGTACGCCGAGCTCTTCCCCGCGATGACCGCGCCCACCTACGCCATCCCCGGCAACGTTGACGCGCCCGCGCTGTGGCCCGAGTACGCCGCCGAGGGCCTGCACCTCGTGGACGGCCTCGTGACGGAGATCGGGGGGCTGCGGTTCGGGTTCGTCGGCGGCTCCCTCCTGCCGGACGGCGCGGTGCCGACGTCGAACGCGGTCTGGCGGCCCCACCTGCTGTCCAGGGTGGAGTTCGACGACCGGGTCGCGCGGCTGCGCGACATCGACGTGTTGTGCAGCCACATCCCACCCTCGGTTCCGGAGCTGATTTTCGACGTGGTGTCGCGCCGGTTGGAGGCCGGATCGCGGTCGCTGCTCGACCTCGTCAGGTCGGAGCAGCCGAGGTGGTCGCTGTTCGGGCACGTCCACCAGCCACTGTCGAAAGGGGCGAGAGTCGGCCGCACCGAATGCCGCAACGTCGGCCACTTCCAGCGGACGGCCACCCCGTACGTGCTGCGCTGGTGAACCACCTGTCACGGGCCGCTACGCTCTAGCCTCATGGCGGAGCAGTCCACGCAGTCCATCGAGATCGAGGCCGCCCCGGCCGCCATCATGGCGGTCATCGCCGACCTTCCGGCGTATCCGGAGTGGGCGAAAGCCGTGCGCGAGACCGAGGTTCTCGCCACGGACGACGAGGGGAGAGCCGCCGAGGTCCGGTTCACCCTCGACTCGGGTCCGGTCAAGGACGTCTACACCCTGGCCTACGACTGGGCCGACGACGGCCTCTCGGTGAGCTGGCACCTGGTGAAGGGGCAGATGCAGAAGGCCCAGCGGGGTCGCTACCTGCTGGAGCCCGTCGGGTCCGAGCGAACGCGCGTGACCTACACGCTGTCGGTGGAGCTGGCACTGCCCATGATCGGCCTGTTGCGCCGCAAGGCCGAAAAAATGATCATGGACACGGCGCTGCGGGAACTCAAGCGCCGGGTGGAGGGCCGGGGCTGACGTGCGGGTTCTGCTGTTCACCGGGAAGGGCGGCGTCGGCAAGACCACGCTCGCCGCCGCCACCGGAGCGTGTCTCGCCCGACGTGGCCGCAAGACCCTCGTGGTCTCCACCGACCCGGCCCATTCGCTCGCCGACGCCGTCGGCAGCCCCCTCGGGGACGAGCCATCCGAAGTGGGCAGCTTCCTGTACGGCGCGCAGATCGACGCGAGGACACTCGTCGATGACACGTGGGAGACGCTGCGCCACGAACTCACCACGGCGCTGTCGGGCCTTGGGCTCGACGCGCTCGACGCGGAGGAACTCACCGTGCTGCCCGGCGTGGACGAGCTGCTCTCGCTCGGGCAGGTGCGGCGGCTCGCTGACGAAGGGCCGTGGGAGAACATCGTCGTGGATTGCGGGCCCACGGCGGAGACACTGCGGTTGCTCGCGCTGCCCGAAGCCGTCGCCGGATATCTCAGGCGGTTGCCGGCGTGGAGGTCCGTGACCAGGGTGGCCCGCTCGGTGGATCGCTTCGCGGCTCACGTCGAGTCGCTGCGGGCGTTACTCACCGACCACGAGACCACCACGGTCCGCCTCGTGCTCACGCCCGAGCGCGTCGTCGCGGCCGAGACCCGGCGCACACTCACAGCACTGGCCCTGCGGGGGATCGCGGTGGACGGCGTGGTGGTCAACCGGCTGATGCCCTCGCCGGGATGGTGGCGCGGAGCGGCCGCCTCGTGGCTTCGTACCCGGCGAGCACAGCAGGAGCAGGTGATCGAGGAACTTCGGGATGGCGGGCTCACCGGCCGGACACTGCGGACGGTCGAGCACCGCGCGGTCGAACCCGTCGGAATGGAGGCCCTGCTGGAGATCGCGGACGAACTCTACGGAAAGGCCAGTCCGCTGGTCGGTGACGTAGGAGCCGCGCCACTGCTGGAGACAGTCGAGGCGGAGAGCGGGGTGTACTTGCGGATCGTGCTGCCGCTGGCGAAGGACTCCACCGTGCGGCTCGCACGGGTGGACGACGATCTCGCCGTCACGGTGGACGGCTTCCGCAGGCTCGTCGCGCTCCCGGAGTCGTTGCGTCCCTACACCCTCACCGGCGCGGAGTCCGACGCCCGTGGACTGCTGGTGCACCTGGAGAGTCCGTTATGACGACCACCGGCGACCATTCCGAGCGAGCGGACGGCGCCAGGCTCGCCGACGAGATCCGGTTGCTCGTGGATCTGGTGGTGGAGCGGGCAAGGCCGTGGCTGGACGGTGTCGCCGCGGCAGGCCACGGCGGAACCCGCCCGGATTCCGCCGCACCGCGACAGGAAGCGGGGGAGGACACCGGGTGCGGTGGGCGCGACCGGTGCCCGCTGTGCCTTGTGGTGGCTCTCTGCCGAGGCGAGCGGGTGGACGTCGCGGCCAGGGTCCTTGAACAGGTGACCCAGGTGCTCGCGTTGCTGCGAGCCGTGCTCGCCGACCGGTGGGAGCCCGAGGACGGCCTCCACATGCCGGGGTTCCGCCCTCCGCAGAGGAACACCGAGCCCGCGCAACGCCGAGCCAGGCGGGTTCAGCACGTCACGGTGCGTCCCAGTGACCAGTGGGAGCCCGATGCTCACGATCGGGGTTGACGTCGGCGGCACCAGCGTGCGCGCCGGTGTCGTCGATGAAGCCGGTTGTGTCGTGGACTTCTCCAGGGTGGCGACGCCGGGTGCCGAGGACGCCCTTGAAGACGCGATCGCCACGGTGGTCGCCGAACTGCGTGGCCGCCACGTGGTGGATGCCGTCGGGCTCGCCGTGGCCGGGTTCGTCCGGCCCGATCGGCGGTCGGTGCTGTTCGCGCCGCATCTGCCGTGGCGGGCCGCGCCCGTGGCCGACCGCATGGCGACGCGCCTCAGCCTTCCCGTGACGCTGGAACACGATGCCAACGCCGCTGCGGTCGGTGAACACCGGTTCGGTGCGGCGCGGGGCGCGAATGTCGCGCTGCTGCTCGCGATCGGCACCGGAATCGGTGCGGGGCTGCTGCTCGGCGGAGAGATCTTCCGGGGCTCGCACGGGGTCGCTCCTGAACTGGGGCACCTCCGAGTCGTGCCGGACGGCAGGCCCTGCCCCTGTGGAAGGCACGGCTGCTGGGAAAGGTATTGCAGCGGGACCGCGCTCGCGGCCACGGCTGTCGAGCTGCTGGCCCGGCATCCTTCTCGCTCCACCGTGCTGAGGCGCGACCTCGCCGACCCCGCGGTCGTCAGCGGGCGCCGTGTCGCCCATGCCGCGCGTGAGGGCGACCCCGTGGCGCTGGAGGCGTTCGCCGAGCTGGCGCGATGGCTCGGCGAGGGACTGGCGATCGTCGCCGACGTCTACGATCCCGAGGTCATCGTCCTCGCAGGCGGGGTGGCGGAATCGGCGCCGTTGTTCGCGGACGAGGCGAGAGACCACTACGCCAGGGTGCTCACCGGCGCCGGTCATCGCCCGCTCGCCCGCATCCGCACGTCCCAGCTCGGCGACGCGACGGCGATCGTCGGGGCGGCCACTCTCGCCCGCGAGCGGAAGTCCTGAACCCGTCCCGTGTCGCCGAGTTCAGCGGGCTGACGGGCTTCCACTTGACGTTACGCTGGGCGGATGCTGGTGGGTGAGAGCGAGGGTTTCGTCCAGTGTTCCTGCGGGCGGCAGCACTGGGGGCCGCACGGAGCGGCGGGGCTGCTCCTGACCGACCCTCGGCGCGGAGTGCTCCTGCAACACAGGGCGGGCTGGACGCACCACGGCAGCACGTGGGCCCTGCCGGGCGGCGCTGTGCTGCCGGGGGAGACTCCTGCCGAGGCCGCGACGAGGGAGACCGAGGAGGAGACCACCGTTGCTCCCGAGGCTGTCCGGGTTCTGTCGTCCTCGGTCGAGGACCACGGCACCTGGCGCTACACCACCGTGCTGGCCGCCGTGCGCCACGAGGTGGAGCCACGCATCGCGAACACGGAGAGCACGGCGCTGCACTGGGTGCGGCCGGACGAGGTGGAGACGTACGAACTGCACCGGGATTTCGCCGCGGCCTGGCCCGCGTTGCGGCGCCAGCTCGGCAGGCAACTCGTACTCGTCGTGGACGCGGCGAACGTCGTCGGTGCCAGGCCGGACGGCTGGTGGCACGACAGGGCAGGCGCCACCGAACGGTTGAGGGACCGGCTGGCCGTTCTCGCGGGAAGGGGAGTCGGCGCGACCAGCGTGGGCCTCGACCACGGTGTGCGGTGGTTCTGGTGGCCACGGATCGTGCTGGTGACCGAGGGAAGGGCGCGCGGTGTCGGGGCGCTGGAGGACGTCGAGGTCGTCGCGGCGCCCGGCGACGGTGACGACACCGTGGTGGAGACGGTGGCCCGGCTACGCGCGAGTGGCTCGCGTGACCACGTCGTCGTGGCCACGGCTGACCGCGATCTGCGCGGGCGCGTCGGTGAACTCGGCTCCACGCTGCTGGGTCCTGCCGAACTGTGGAGAATCCTCGACCGGACAGCACCCGTGGGGCAGTGGTAGCTCCCGAGAGCTCCCGGGGATTTCCGACGACTCCGGGAGCTTCTGGAGGGCTCAGACCTGCGCCCCGTTGGTGGGGTCGGCGCCGTCGGGCGGTCCCTGCTTGACGCGCAGCAACGCGAGCGCGATGCCGGTGGCGAGGCAGAGCATGCCCAGCGGCAGTGAGATCGACTCGGCCAGCCCGATCACGTCTGGAGCGACGAGCAGCAGTAGTCCGACCACGAAGAACAGCAGCACCACGATCGCCCCTTTGCGGGGACGCGGCAGCGGCGGCGGTTCCGGTGGGACGAAGTGCTCGTCGTCGTCATCCGGACCGGCCGCTGTCCGATCGTCGCCGAGCATGGTCTCGTCCCAGCCCGTCGGCGAATCGCGCCAGCCGGTGCCGGGCGGTGCGGGGGAGTCCTGGTCGCGAGCGGATCGCAGACGCGTCCTGCCCTGCCTGCCGTCCTCGTCGTCTTCGGCGTCAACAAGAAGGTCGTCGCGATCGTCGTGATCGTCGCCGTCGGCGCCGAACCCCTCGGCCCGCAGATCGGCCACGATTCTGGCGAACGTGGCGTCCACGTCCTCGGGCCCTTCCGCTCCTGACGCTCTGTTCATCGGGCACCAACCTGTCTGACGGACTCGACGAACTCCACACTGCTCCGGAAGAGCAACGGTGCGTCGTTGTCGAGTGTGGCGACGTGGTAGCTGTTGTGGAGCACTACCTCGCGCAGGTCCCCGCTACGCACATTCGCGGCCACAACGGCGGCGTTGACGGGTTCCACGACGTGGTCGATGGCGGAATGGGCGAGCAGCAGAGGCTGGGTGACGCTCGGCAGGTCTCGCCTTGTCAGCCGCCACAGTCTCGACAGGCTCGCCAGCGCCCGCACCGGGGTGCGGTCGTAGGCGAGTTCGACGACACCGGGGCGGGCGATGTCGCCTGCCAGCCCCTTCGCCGACGGCAGCACATCGGCGAGCAGGGTGGCGAGTTTGGCGTCGAGTCTTCGGGTCAGGACGGAGGGGTTGACCAGCACGAGTCCGCTGATCGCGTCGCCGAGGTCCTCGGCGAGGCGCAACGCGAGCGTCCCGCCCATCGAAAGGCCGAAGACGAACACGCGAGGGCATCGCCGCGACAACTCCGCGAACTCCCGCCTCAGGCAGGCGTACCAGTCCGGCCAGCGGGTGCGGTTGCAGTCCTGCCACGTGGTGCCGTGGCCCGGTAACAGCGGGCACCGCACCGTGTACCCGGCCTCCGCCAGGTGCTCGCCCCAGGGGCGCATGGTGGCAGGCGTGCTTGTGAAGCCGTGACACAGCAGCACGCCGACCTCGGAGGAGGTGTCGTGGACAAAGGGTTCAGCGCCGGCGAGAACGGGCATGCCCGGTGATCCTCCCTCGAAGCCGCATCACCCTATGTTCGCACGAGCCGGGGCAGGTGAACCCGGTCCATGTGGAACCTGTGATCTCGCCGGTGACGCTGGTGTGAGGTCCGTCGCGGTGCGGTATTCATGACAGTGGCCGAGTTGTGCCCCGATGCCGCCGGTTCGTACGCTGTTTCGTCGGCATTGAACCCTCCGGGAGGAACGAGACGCAGTGCTGTATTGGCTGATGAAGTATGTGCTGCTGGGTCCGTTCCTGCGGCTGCTCTGGCCGACGAGGGTGACGGGGATCGAGAACATTCCCGCCGAGGGCGGTGCCATCCTCGCCAGCAACCACCTTGCTGTCGCTGACTCCTTCTTCATGCCCAACCGCGTCCCGCGCAGGGTGACCTTCCCCGCCAAACAGGAGTACTTCACCGAGCCAGGGGTCAAGGGCAAGCTCAAGAAGTGGTTCTTCACCGGAGCGGGGCAGTTCCCCATCGACCGCTCCGGCGGCACGGCCGCGCAGGCGGCGATCGACACCGCTGTCCGGCTCTTGAGGGAGGGCCACCTGCTCGGCATCTACCCCGAGGGCACGCGCTCGCCGGACGGGCGTCTCTACAAGGGCAAGACCGGCGTGGCGAGGATCGCGCTGGAGGCCAGGGTGCCGGTCATCCCCGTGGCGATGGTGGGCACGGAGAAGGTCAATCCCATCGGTTCGAAGATGTGGTGGCCGAGGAGGCTGGAGATCCATTTCGGCGAGCCGCTGGACTTCTCCCGTTACGAGGGTCTCGCCGGCGACCGGTTCGTCGAGCGCTCCATCACCGACGAGATCATGTACGCGCTCATGGAGCTGTCCGGCCAGGAGTACGTGGACATCTACGCGGCGAAGGCCAAGGAACTCATCGCGGCAGAGAAGGCGGGGTTGCGTCCGGCCGTTCCGGCACAGGCCGAAGCTCGCGACGTGGCACGGCTTCCCGAGTCGAAGGCCGGTTGACCGGGCGCGAGCCGTCGTACGGCGGTCGAGTACCGTGCCCGGCGTGCGGTTCTTCTACGACACCGAATTCATCGAGGACGGCAAGACCATCGAACTCGTGTCGATCGGTGTCGTTGACGAGTCGGGACGCGAGTTCTACGCGGTGTCCACCGAGTTCGACGAGGGCAAGGCCGGGCCGTGGGTCCGGGAACATGTGCTGACCAAGCTCCCCTCACCCGGCGATCGAGCGTGGCGAAGCCGCGAGCGGATCCGCGCCGATCTTCTCGACTTCCTCGGACGCCCACGCGACGGCATCGAGTTGTGGGCCTGGTACGCCGCCTACGACCACGTGGCGCTGGCGCAGCTGTGGGGACCGATGCCATCGCTTCCCCGGCAACTGCCCCGGTTCACCCGCGACCTGCGCCAGCGCTGGGACGACGTCGGGCGGCCGAAACTGCCGTCACCGCCCGACGACGCCCATGACGCGCTCGCCGACGCCCGCCACAACCTCCGGCGATGGCGGGTCATCGAGCAGGCTCGCCAGGAACTCACCCGCCTGCGGGGTTTCCCGGTGGCCTGATCGGCGGCGTCACCGGTTCTCGCGCAGCCGCCTTCGGGCTCGCACGGCCGCCGCGAGCTCGTCGAGCAAGCTCGCCGTGGTGGTCCAGTCAAGGCAGGCGTCGGTGATACTACGCCCGTAGTCCAGCTCGTCCCGCCTTCCGAGCGTGAGGTCCTGGCGCCCCGCTTCCAGGAAGCTCTCCATCATCAGTCCCACGATGCCGGGTTCTCCCCCAGCGATCCGTCCGGCGAGTTCGGTGACGACGGCGGCCTGGCGCACGTGGTCCTTGCGGCTGTTGCCGTGGCTCGCGTCCACCACAAGCCGCTCCGGCAGGCCTGCCGCGCGGAGCCGGGTGAGCGTGTCCGCCACGGTTCGCTCATCGTGGTTCGGGCCCGCCGAACCGCCGCGGAGGATGACATGACAGTCCGGGTTGCCGGTCGTGGTCACCAGCGCGGCGAGCCCGTCGGCGTTGATGCCGGGGAACACGTGACCTGCCGAGGCAGCCCGCACGGCGTCCACCGCGACCTGCACGTCACCCTCGGTGGAGTTCTTGATGCCCACGGGCATGGACAGCGCGCTGCACAACTGCCGGTGCACCTGGCTGGCCGCCGTCCTGGCGCCGATCGATCCCCAGGTGACGATGTCCGCGATGTACTGAGGGGTGATCGGGTCGAGGAACTCGCAGCCGACGGGCAACCCGAGCGCGGAGATGTCCAGCAGGAGTTGCCGAGCCAGTCGCAGTCCCTTGTTGACGGCGTAGGTGCCGTCGAGGTCGGGGTCGTTGATCAGGCCCTTCCAGCCCAGCGTGGTCCTCGGCTTCTCGAAGTAGACCCGCATGACGACGCACACCTCGTCGCGGACTCGCTCCGCGTGCTCGGACAGCAGACGGGCGTAGTGGAGCGCGGCTCCGGGATCGTGCACCGAGCACGGACCGACCACCACGAGCAGGCGATCGTCGCGACCTTCGAGGATGTCCACGGTGTCGCGCCTGCCGAGGGTGACGGTCTTCGCCACTCCGGGATCGATGGGGTGTTCGGCGCGCAGGAGTGCGGGCGAGAGCAGCGGACTGACCCGCACCGTGCGCCGGTTGTCCAGTGCGGTCAGCGGATCGATGTCCTGCGTCTCATCGGTGGGGCCGTGAGTGGAGGAGGTGGCGTTGTTCGGCATCGGGGCTTCCTTTCCGCAAGCCGCCTCGCCGTGTCGTGATGCGCCACTGCCGAGCCGGCTTGTCGTCCGGCTCGGAGGTGTTGACGGTCAGCGCGCGGTCTCGCCGACCGGCCCACCCCGGGCCGGCCTGCTAAACCAGAAATAGAAGCGCTGCACGGGTCCGAGCCTAACAGGCCCTGCACCGATCAAGAGTGACGAGGGCTACGCTGGCGGCGACGATGTGACGCAGAACAACTGAAAGGCGCAGATATGCGAGTCGGTGTGCTGACCGGCGGCGGCGACTGCCCTGGGCTGAACGCGGTGATCCGTGCGGTCGTCCTCAAGGGCGTCGAGGTCCACGGTTGGGAGATCTTCGGGTTCAGGGAAGGCTGGCGAGGACCCCTCACGGGCAAGGGTGACTGGCTGTCCCGTGACGACGTCGAGGGCATCATCACCCGTGGCGGCACGATCCTCGGCTCCTCGCGCACCAACCCGTACAAG comes from Saccharomonospora xinjiangensis XJ-54 and encodes:
- a CDS encoding NUDIX domain-containing protein — translated: MLVGESEGFVQCSCGRQHWGPHGAAGLLLTDPRRGVLLQHRAGWTHHGSTWALPGGAVLPGETPAEAATRETEEETTVAPEAVRVLSSSVEDHGTWRYTTVLAAVRHEVEPRIANTESTALHWVRPDEVETYELHRDFAAAWPALRRQLGRQLVLVVDAANVVGARPDGWWHDRAGATERLRDRLAVLAGRGVGATSVGLDHGVRWFWWPRIVLVTEGRARGVGALEDVEVVAAPGDGDDTVVETVARLRASGSRDHVVVATADRDLRGRVGELGSTLLGPAELWRILDRTAPVGQW
- a CDS encoding lysophospholipid acyltransferase family protein, giving the protein MLYWLMKYVLLGPFLRLLWPTRVTGIENIPAEGGAILASNHLAVADSFFMPNRVPRRVTFPAKQEYFTEPGVKGKLKKWFFTGAGQFPIDRSGGTAAQAAIDTAVRLLREGHLLGIYPEGTRSPDGRLYKGKTGVARIALEARVPVIPVAMVGTEKVNPIGSKMWWPRRLEIHFGEPLDFSRYEGLAGDRFVERSITDEIMYALMELSGQEYVDIYAAKAKELIAAEKAGLRPAVPAQAEARDVARLPESKAG
- a CDS encoding polyadenylate-specific 3'-exoribonuclease AS, with amino-acid sequence MRFFYDTEFIEDGKTIELVSIGVVDESGREFYAVSTEFDEGKAGPWVREHVLTKLPSPGDRAWRSRERIRADLLDFLGRPRDGIELWAWYAAYDHVALAQLWGPMPSLPRQLPRFTRDLRQRWDDVGRPKLPSPPDDAHDALADARHNLRRWRVIEQARQELTRLRGFPVA
- a CDS encoding ArsA family ATPase produces the protein MRVLLFTGKGGVGKTTLAAATGACLARRGRKTLVVSTDPAHSLADAVGSPLGDEPSEVGSFLYGAQIDARTLVDDTWETLRHELTTALSGLGLDALDAEELTVLPGVDELLSLGQVRRLADEGPWENIVVDCGPTAETLRLLALPEAVAGYLRRLPAWRSVTRVARSVDRFAAHVESLRALLTDHETTTVRLVLTPERVVAAETRRTLTALALRGIAVDGVVVNRLMPSPGWWRGAAASWLRTRRAQQEQVIEELRDGGLTGRTLRTVEHRAVEPVGMEALLEIADELYGKASPLVGDVGAAPLLETVEAESGVYLRIVLPLAKDSTVRLARVDDDLAVTVDGFRRLVALPESLRPYTLTGAESDARGLLVHLESPL
- a CDS encoding ROK family protein; protein product: MLTIGVDVGGTSVRAGVVDEAGCVVDFSRVATPGAEDALEDAIATVVAELRGRHVVDAVGLAVAGFVRPDRRSVLFAPHLPWRAAPVADRMATRLSLPVTLEHDANAAAVGEHRFGAARGANVALLLAIGTGIGAGLLLGGEIFRGSHGVAPELGHLRVVPDGRPCPCGRHGCWERYCSGTALAATAVELLARHPSRSTVLRRDLADPAVVSGRRVAHAAREGDPVALEAFAELARWLGEGLAIVADVYDPEVIVLAGGVAESAPLFADEARDHYARVLTGAGHRPLARIRTSQLGDATAIVGAATLARERKS
- a CDS encoding alpha/beta hydrolase, coding for MPVLAGAEPFVHDTSSEVGVLLCHGFTSTPATMRPWGEHLAEAGYTVRCPLLPGHGTTWQDCNRTRWPDWYACLRREFAELSRRCPRVFVFGLSMGGTLALRLAEDLGDAISGLVLVNPSVLTRRLDAKLATLLADVLPSAKGLAGDIARPGVVELAYDRTPVRALASLSRLWRLTRRDLPSVTQPLLLAHSAIDHVVEPVNAAVVAANVRSGDLREVVLHNSYHVATLDNDAPLLFRSSVEFVESVRQVGAR
- a CDS encoding metallophosphoesterase family protein, with protein sequence MRVHVVSDVHGNAEALARAGEGADALIVLGDLLDFIDYHDHGSGIFGRLFGADNVSAFARLRREGTRSEIGAFVRSLWASLDDPAAAVDEAVREQYAELFPAMTAPTYAIPGNVDAPALWPEYAAEGLHLVDGLVTEIGGLRFGFVGGSLLPDGAVPTSNAVWRPHLLSRVEFDDRVARLRDIDVLCSHIPPSVPELIFDVVSRRLEAGSRSLLDLVRSEQPRWSLFGHVHQPLSKGARVGRTECRNVGHFQRTATPYVLRW
- a CDS encoding 3-deoxy-7-phosphoheptulonate synthase — its product is MPNNATSSTHGPTDETQDIDPLTALDNRRTVRVSPLLSPALLRAEHPIDPGVAKTVTLGRRDTVDILEGRDDRLLVVVGPCSVHDPGAALHYARLLSEHAERVRDEVCVVMRVYFEKPRTTLGWKGLINDPDLDGTYAVNKGLRLARQLLLDISALGLPVGCEFLDPITPQYIADIVTWGSIGARTAASQVHRQLCSALSMPVGIKNSTEGDVQVAVDAVRAASAGHVFPGINADGLAALVTTTGNPDCHVILRGGSAGPNHDERTVADTLTRLRAAGLPERLVVDASHGNSRKDHVRQAAVVTELAGRIAGGEPGIVGLMMESFLEAGRQDLTLGRRDELDYGRSITDACLDWTTTASLLDELAAAVRARRRLRENR
- a CDS encoding SRPBCC family protein; the protein is MAEQSTQSIEIEAAPAAIMAVIADLPAYPEWAKAVRETEVLATDDEGRAAEVRFTLDSGPVKDVYTLAYDWADDGLSVSWHLVKGQMQKAQRGRYLLEPVGSERTRVTYTLSVELALPMIGLLRRKAEKMIMDTALRELKRRVEGRG